One part of the [Pantoea] beijingensis genome encodes these proteins:
- a CDS encoding DUF4917 family protein, translating into MPFNIHLWSELAPRYDGTILLGNGASIAVSHRFAYGSLFEHVTQRESLEEDVRRLFDFFKTKDFELILRIVWQASNVNKSLEIEDARTHEAYLRIRECLIQAVRDVHPEHDEVDEQLPYIYAFLKRFNTVISLNYDLIVYWTMTYGLDINDHHRFKDCFLARGLFEQDWQRLRGMLGNEQSNTLVFYPHGSLILCRNRVEQEHKIHIRGSGLLESILERWQSEEVVPLFVSEGTYEQKVSSIQSSYYLSTVYREVLTEPRENLVILGWGMGEHDVHLLKRMARTRIQRVAVSVFRGDQAYCTRVNQLIRDNLGPHVLIEFFDSESPSCWNQPPENLMQGN; encoded by the coding sequence ATGCCGTTTAACATTCACCTCTGGTCTGAGCTAGCACCACGATACGATGGGACTATTTTGTTGGGCAACGGTGCAAGCATCGCCGTTAGTCATCGTTTTGCGTATGGATCTCTGTTTGAACACGTCACGCAAAGAGAGAGTCTGGAGGAAGATGTACGCAGACTTTTTGACTTTTTTAAAACTAAAGATTTCGAACTTATACTGCGTATTGTTTGGCAGGCGTCTAACGTCAATAAATCTTTAGAAATTGAAGATGCCCGCACCCATGAGGCCTACCTCCGAATCCGCGAATGCCTCATTCAGGCTGTACGAGATGTGCATCCTGAGCATGATGAAGTTGATGAACAACTGCCATACATTTACGCGTTTCTGAAAAGATTCAACACGGTTATTTCGCTGAACTATGACCTGATTGTTTACTGGACAATGACATATGGTCTGGATATCAACGATCATCATCGATTTAAGGACTGCTTTCTTGCCAGAGGTCTTTTTGAGCAGGATTGGCAACGGTTAAGAGGAATGCTTGGAAATGAACAATCTAATACGCTTGTTTTTTATCCACACGGCAGCCTTATACTATGTCGAAACCGTGTTGAACAGGAACATAAAATCCATATCCGAGGATCTGGTTTGCTCGAATCAATTCTGGAACGTTGGCAAAGCGAGGAAGTTGTTCCGCTATTTGTCAGCGAAGGAACGTATGAGCAGAAGGTTAGTTCTATTCAGAGTAGCTATTATCTTTCAACAGTTTACCGTGAAGTTCTCACCGAACCGCGTGAAAATCTGGTGATTTTAGGTTGGGGGATGGGTGAGCATGACGTACATCTGCTAAAACGCATGGCGAGAACAAGAATACAACGCGTCGCTGTATCTGTTTTTCGGGGGGATCAGGCTTATTGCACCAGAGTTAACCAATTAATCAGAGATAATCTGGGACCACATGTCCTCATCGAGTTTTTCGACAGCGAAAGTCCGAGCTGCTGGAATCAGCCACCAGAAAATCTGATGCAGGGGAACTAA
- a CDS encoding sugar ABC transporter ATP-binding protein gives MTAYALEAEGISKFFPGVKALSNVSLRVKAGTVHALMGENGAGKSTLMKCLIGIYRPDDGVIRIKGEPIQFHDTLDALRSGISMIHQELNLVPHMTVAENIWLGREPMKYGFVDHARLNQLTRDLLLKLNIRLKADDLVGELSIASQQMVEIAKAVSWNADVVIMDEPTSALTETEVSHLFTIIRDLRAQGKAIIYISHKMDEIFAITDEVSVFRDGAWVGSDQTAHYTRQSLITQMVGRELTQLFPKFNNDIGAEVLTVRGLTRKEKFYDINFSLRRGEILGVAGLVGAGRSEVMESLFGMTAFDSGEILIDGVPTRIDSPSVAIEKGLAFLTEDRKKSGLFLVLSVMENMSIVNMPEYSAKAGFVSHEQMAKDCMEQIRRLNIKTPTMDQIINNLSGGNQQKVLIARWLLAQPKILILDEPTRGIDVGAKAEIYRLISELANRGVAIIMVSSELPEILGMSDRVMVMHEGRITGILNKEEADQETIMSLASE, from the coding sequence ATGACTGCTTATGCGCTTGAAGCCGAAGGCATCAGCAAGTTCTTTCCTGGCGTAAAGGCACTGAGTAATGTGTCGTTGCGCGTCAAGGCGGGAACGGTCCATGCCCTGATGGGTGAAAATGGTGCTGGAAAATCCACGTTAATGAAATGCCTTATCGGGATTTATCGTCCCGATGACGGCGTGATTCGTATTAAAGGAGAACCAATTCAGTTCCATGACACCTTGGATGCGCTTCGTTCAGGTATCTCAATGATCCACCAGGAATTGAACCTGGTTCCGCATATGACCGTCGCCGAGAATATCTGGCTAGGACGCGAGCCGATGAAATACGGCTTCGTTGATCACGCCAGATTAAATCAGCTAACGCGCGATCTGCTCCTGAAGCTGAATATTCGTCTGAAGGCGGATGATCTGGTGGGCGAACTCAGTATTGCTTCTCAGCAAATGGTAGAAATTGCGAAGGCGGTCTCGTGGAATGCTGATGTAGTGATTATGGATGAGCCCACTTCAGCGCTAACGGAAACAGAAGTCTCACACCTTTTCACTATTATTCGTGACCTGCGCGCTCAGGGAAAAGCCATCATCTATATTAGCCATAAGATGGATGAAATATTCGCCATTACCGATGAGGTGAGTGTCTTTCGCGATGGTGCTTGGGTTGGCAGCGATCAAACTGCCCACTACACGCGTCAGTCGTTGATTACGCAAATGGTTGGCCGCGAGCTGACGCAGCTGTTTCCCAAGTTTAATAATGATATTGGCGCAGAAGTGCTGACCGTGCGCGGGCTCACGCGGAAAGAGAAATTCTACGACATAAATTTCTCGCTACGTCGCGGAGAGATCCTTGGCGTTGCCGGGCTGGTTGGGGCAGGGCGCAGTGAAGTCATGGAGAGTCTGTTTGGAATGACCGCGTTTGACAGCGGAGAGATATTGATCGACGGCGTGCCGACTCGCATTGATTCACCCTCAGTCGCCATTGAGAAAGGACTCGCATTCCTTACGGAAGACCGTAAAAAGTCAGGGCTTTTTTTGGTGCTATCCGTTATGGAAAACATGAGTATTGTCAATATGCCGGAGTATAGCGCCAAAGCGGGTTTCGTCAGTCATGAGCAGATGGCAAAGGACTGTATGGAGCAAATTCGCCGGCTGAATATCAAAACGCCGACAATGGATCAAATCATCAACAATCTCAGTGGTGGCAACCAGCAGAAGGTTTTAATTGCGCGCTGGCTTCTGGCACAACCCAAAATTCTGATTCTTGATGAACCGACGCGCGGTATTGACGTGGGCGCTAAGGCGGAGATTTACCGCCTGATCAGTGAACTGGCAAACCGCGGTGTAGCCATCATTATGGTTTCCTCTGAACTGCCGGAAATCCTGGGGATGAGCGATCGTGTGATGGTGATGCACGAAGGGCGTATTACCGGCATCCTGAATAAAGAAGAAGCCGATCAGGAAACCATTATGTCGTTGGCATCCGAATAA
- a CDS encoding IS3-like element IS911 family transposase (programmed frameshift): MKKRNFSAEFKRESAQLVVDQNYTVADAAKAMDVGLSTMTRWVKQLRDERQGKTPKASPITPEQIEIRELRKKLQRIEMENEIFKKGYRALDVRLPEQFSIIGKLRAHYPVVTLCHVFGVHRSSYRYWKNRPEKPDGRRAVLRSQVLELHGISHGSAGARSIATMTTRRGYQMGRWLAGRLMKELGLVSCQQPTHRYKRGGHEHVAIPNYLERQFAVTEPNQVWCGDVTYIWTGKRWAYLAVVLDLFARKPVGWAMSFSPDSRLTMKALEMAWETRGKPGGVMFHSDQGSHYTSRQFRQLLWRYQVRQSMSRRGNCWDNSPMERFFRSLKNEWMPVVGYVSFSEAAHAITDYIVGYYSALRPHEYNGGLPPNESENRYWKNSNSVASFC; this comes from the exons ATGAAAAAAAGAAATTTCAGCGCAGAGTTTAAACGCGAATCCGCTCAACTGGTTGTTGACCAGAACTACACGGTGGCAGATGCCGCCAAAGCTATGGATGTTGGCCTTTCCACAATGACAAGATGGGTCAAACAACTGCGTGATGAGCGTCAGGGCAAAACACCAAAAGCCTCTCCGATAACACCAGAACAAATCGAAATACGTGAGCTGAGGAAAAAGCTACAACGCATTGAAATGGAGAATGAAATAT TTAAAAAAGGCTACCGCGCTCTTGATGTCAGACTCCCTGAACAGTTCTCGATAATCGGGAAACTCAGAGCGCATTATCCTGTGGTCACACTCTGCCATGTGTTCGGGGTTCATCGCAGCAGCTACAGATACTGGAAAAACCGTCCTGAAAAACCAGACGGCAGACGGGCTGTATTACGCAGTCAGGTACTTGAGCTACATGGCATCAGCCACGGTTCGGCCGGAGCAAGAAGCATCGCCACAATGACAACCCGGAGAGGCTACCAGATGGGACGCTGGCTTGCTGGCAGGCTCATGAAAGAGCTGGGGCTGGTCAGCTGTCAGCAGCCGACTCACCGGTATAAACGTGGTGGTCATGAACATGTTGCTATCCCTAACTACCTTGAACGGCAGTTCGCCGTGACCGAGCCAAATCAGGTGTGGTGCGGTGATGTGACCTATATCTGGACGGGTAAGCGCTGGGCGTACCTCGCCGTTGTTCTCGACCTGTTCGCAAGAAAACCAGTGGGCTGGGCCATGTCGTTCTCGCCGGACAGCAGGCTCACCATGAAAGCGCTGGAAATGGCATGGGAAACCCGTGGTAAGCCCGGCGGGGTGATGTTCCACAGCGATCAGGGCAGTCATTATACGAGCAGGCAGTTCCGGCAGTTATTGTGGCGATACCAGGTCAGGCAGAGTATGAGCCGGCGCGGAAACTGCTGGGATAACAGCCCAATGGAACGCTTCTTCAGGAGTCTGAAGAACGAATGGATGCCGGTGGTGGGTTACGTAAGCTTCAGCGAGGCAGCTCACGCCATAACGGATTATATCGTTGGATATTACAGCGCACTAAGACCGCACGAATATAACGGAGGGTTACCCCCAAACGAATCGGAAAATCGATACTGGAAAAACTCTAACTCGGTGGCCAGTTTTTGTTGA
- a CDS encoding DNA cytosine methyltransferase — protein MSTKAVTSDNHSAQPHEEEFSFYEFFAGGGMARAGLGKQWQCLFANDMDPIKASTYIDNWGDEHFDMRDVREVASDELPLHADLSWASFPCQDLSLAGNGLGIGERDSCADETTRSGAIWPFLDLISRLGEENRKPPILVLENVLGLLTLDQGSHFAAICHQLSKTGYRYGAIIIDAKHFLPQSRPRVFLVAVSRHVSIPECLISEEPLSQWHSPSLLRACDALAKDARNDWIWWSLGNMPDSKTKELDDLIDFEDENALWHSFDETQRLISMMAPANLARLANAQASGATITGSLYLRMRKEKGVNRQRTEITFSAVLGCLRTPKGGASRPRIIVVKGNQVKTRLLSVKEAAALMGLPDDFILPAAYQSAFKVIGDGLAVPAVRFLAERILEPLAIAVRNDERRREDKHK, from the coding sequence ATGAGCACTAAAGCCGTCACGAGCGACAATCATTCAGCGCAACCTCACGAAGAGGAATTCAGTTTCTATGAGTTTTTTGCGGGCGGCGGTATGGCCAGGGCTGGGCTGGGAAAACAGTGGCAATGTCTGTTCGCCAACGATATGGACCCGATAAAAGCATCGACATACATCGATAACTGGGGCGACGAACATTTCGACATGCGTGATGTACGCGAAGTCGCCTCCGATGAACTGCCACTCCATGCTGATTTAAGCTGGGCCTCATTTCCTTGCCAGGATTTATCGCTGGCCGGCAATGGCCTGGGAATTGGCGAAAGAGATTCCTGCGCGGATGAAACCACGCGTTCCGGTGCGATATGGCCGTTCCTCGATTTAATCAGCAGGCTCGGCGAGGAAAACCGTAAGCCGCCAATTCTTGTTCTTGAAAATGTTCTTGGATTGCTGACGCTGGATCAAGGGAGCCATTTCGCCGCGATATGCCATCAGTTAAGTAAAACAGGCTACCGATATGGCGCAATAATCATTGATGCAAAGCACTTTCTTCCACAGTCCAGGCCCCGCGTATTTCTTGTGGCTGTTAGTCGCCATGTTTCCATTCCCGAATGTTTGATCTCTGAAGAACCTTTGTCGCAATGGCATTCACCTTCGCTCCTCCGTGCCTGCGATGCGCTGGCGAAGGATGCCCGTAATGATTGGATCTGGTGGTCGCTTGGCAATATGCCAGACTCCAAAACGAAGGAGTTAGATGACTTAATCGATTTTGAAGACGAAAACGCACTATGGCATTCTTTCGATGAAACACAACGGCTTATCAGTATGATGGCACCGGCGAACTTGGCTCGTCTGGCGAACGCTCAGGCATCTGGCGCGACAATAACAGGCAGCCTTTATTTACGCATGCGTAAAGAAAAAGGCGTTAACAGGCAACGGACTGAAATTACGTTCTCGGCCGTTCTTGGTTGCCTTAGAACACCAAAAGGCGGGGCTTCTCGTCCTCGTATTATCGTTGTCAAGGGCAATCAGGTGAAAACGCGCTTGCTTTCGGTCAAAGAAGCGGCGGCGTTAATGGGGTTGCCGGATGATTTTATTCTCCCGGCAGCGTATCAATCGGCATTTAAAGTTATCGGCGACGGGCTTGCTGTTCCCGCAGTCCGTTTTCTGGCTGAACGCATCCTGGAACCGCTGGCGATAGCTGTCCGAAATGATGAGCGCCGGAGGGAGGACAAACACAAATGA
- the nac gene encoding nitrogen assimilation transcriptional regulator NAC, whose amino-acid sequence MNLRRLKYFVKIVDVGSLTQAAEVLHIAQPALSQQVATLENELDQQLLIRTKRGVTPTEAGKILYAHACTILRQCEQAQRAVINAGQILSGQVSIGLAPGTAASSLTMPLLQTVREQFPGVLVYLHENSGASLNEKVMSGQLDMAVLYDRAPTAGITSMPLMKEELYLVGATVSPGQSVDLAEVAQMNLFLPRDYSAVRKRVDEAFSLRRLSARIIGEIESIATLTAAVSSGMGATVLPESAARSLVSATNAWMSRIVSPTLSLPLSLNVSSSMTLSPSAQAVKNILLSLLNKPTTEERELMLVS is encoded by the coding sequence ATGAACTTAAGACGACTTAAATATTTTGTGAAAATCGTCGATGTCGGCAGCCTGACTCAGGCAGCAGAAGTGTTACATATTGCGCAGCCTGCGCTAAGTCAGCAGGTTGCTACTCTGGAAAACGAACTGGACCAGCAGTTATTGATTCGGACTAAACGTGGTGTGACGCCAACTGAAGCGGGGAAGATCCTGTATGCACATGCCTGTACTATTTTACGACAGTGTGAACAGGCGCAGAGGGCGGTGATTAACGCAGGACAGATACTGAGCGGTCAGGTTTCGATCGGTCTGGCTCCGGGAACGGCGGCCTCTTCACTAACAATGCCCTTACTGCAAACCGTTCGCGAGCAATTTCCAGGGGTGCTGGTTTATCTTCATGAAAACAGCGGTGCTTCATTAAATGAAAAAGTGATGAGTGGACAACTTGATATGGCGGTACTTTACGATCGTGCACCTACCGCCGGGATCACCAGCATGCCCTTGATGAAAGAAGAGCTCTACCTGGTCGGTGCCACCGTCTCGCCGGGACAAAGCGTCGATTTAGCTGAGGTTGCGCAGATGAATTTATTCTTGCCGCGTGATTACAGCGCGGTGCGTAAGCGGGTTGATGAGGCTTTTTCACTACGGCGTTTAAGTGCGAGGATTATCGGTGAAATAGAATCGATCGCCACGCTGACTGCTGCGGTGTCCAGTGGGATGGGGGCGACCGTATTACCCGAATCTGCCGCCCGCTCACTGGTTAGCGCGACTAACGCATGGATGTCGCGTATTGTCAGTCCGACGTTGAGCCTGCCGCTATCGCTAAATGTCTCTTCATCAATGACGCTGTCACCCTCCGCGCAGGCGGTAAAAAATATTCTGTTATCACTGCTGAATAAACCGACGACGGAAGAGCGCGAGCTAATGTTAGTGAGCTAA
- a CDS encoding ABC transporter permease, protein MSDVKASSRQPAVQRGSLFGQLKHKMPKDTGIFIVMLGIALIFEGFGWYVRDQSFLLNPNRLILIVLQVAIIGIIAVGVTQVIITTGIDLSSGSLIALSAVVAASLAQTSDSLSPMFPSLVNLPAAVPVLAGIGVGLLCGVINGVLITRTGIPPFIATLGMMVSARGLAQYYTQGNPISFLSDGFTAIGQGAMPVIVFLVVAVIFHIALKHTRYGKYVYAIGGNMTSAKVSGINVNKYLIIVYTIAGALSGLAGVVLAARVSSGQSSMGMSYELDAIAAAVIGGSSLMGGVGRITGTLIGAVILGLIKSGFTFVGVDAYVQDIIKGIIIVAAVSIDMHRNRKKR, encoded by the coding sequence ATGAGTGACGTAAAAGCCAGCTCCCGGCAGCCAGCAGTACAGCGCGGTTCGCTGTTCGGGCAACTTAAACATAAGATGCCGAAAGATACCGGTATTTTTATCGTGATGCTGGGCATCGCACTAATCTTTGAAGGTTTTGGGTGGTATGTACGCGATCAATCATTCCTGCTCAACCCGAACCGCCTGATATTGATTGTCCTGCAGGTGGCGATTATCGGCATCATTGCGGTAGGGGTAACGCAGGTTATTATCACTACGGGTATCGATCTCTCCTCGGGTTCGCTTATTGCGCTTTCCGCCGTCGTTGCCGCCAGCCTGGCGCAAACCTCCGATAGCTTGTCACCGATGTTTCCTTCGCTGGTAAATTTACCCGCGGCAGTGCCGGTTCTGGCAGGGATTGGTGTCGGGTTACTGTGTGGGGTAATTAATGGTGTATTGATCACCCGTACCGGTATTCCTCCCTTTATTGCAACACTCGGGATGATGGTTTCGGCGCGGGGGCTTGCGCAGTACTATACGCAGGGTAACCCGATCAGTTTTCTTTCTGATGGTTTCACCGCGATAGGACAGGGGGCGATGCCGGTTATCGTTTTTCTCGTTGTGGCGGTAATCTTCCATATTGCGCTCAAGCACACGCGTTACGGTAAATATGTCTACGCCATCGGCGGCAATATGACCTCGGCGAAAGTGTCGGGGATTAACGTTAATAAATACCTGATTATCGTCTATACCATTGCTGGTGCGCTTTCAGGTCTGGCCGGTGTTGTCCTGGCCGCACGCGTCAGCAGCGGCCAGTCAAGTATGGGAATGTCTTATGAACTGGATGCTATCGCCGCGGCGGTTATTGGCGGCAGCAGTCTGATGGGCGGCGTCGGGCGGATTACCGGTACACTTATCGGGGCAGTGATTCTTGGATTGATTAAGAGCGGTTTTACCTTTGTGGGTGTCGATGCTTATGTGCAGGACATTATTAAAGGAATCATCATCGTGGCCGCCGTTTCTATCGATATGCACCGTAACCGCAAGAAACGTTGA
- the cbl gene encoding HTH-type transcriptional regulator Cbl, with protein MNFQQLKIIREAARCEFNLTEVANTLFTSQSGVSRHIRDLEDELGVEIFIRRGKRLLGMTEPGKALLTIAERILDEAGKVRRLADVFTNESSGVLTIATTHTQARYSLPPVIKAFRVLYPNVRLELNQGSPQEIVAMLVAGEADIGIASEQVVNNPALAAFPWFSWHHALLVPKGHELEQQQPVTLSALSRHPLITYRQGITGRSRVDRAFHAAGQKPDIVLSAQDSDVVKTYVELGLGVGILADQACQLDEHSTLTRLEANHLFESNTVWLGLKRGQLQRNYVWQFLELCNANLSLEEIKRQALSLHGEEAVAIDFQI; from the coding sequence ATGAATTTCCAGCAACTTAAAATTATTAGAGAAGCCGCGCGTTGTGAATTCAATCTGACCGAGGTAGCCAACACGTTATTCACCTCGCAATCTGGCGTTAGCCGACATATCCGCGATCTTGAAGATGAATTAGGCGTAGAAATTTTCATTCGTCGGGGCAAGCGTTTGTTGGGGATGACGGAGCCGGGTAAAGCGTTGCTTACCATCGCGGAACGAATTCTTGATGAAGCGGGCAAGGTCAGACGGTTAGCCGATGTATTCACGAATGAATCAAGCGGTGTCTTAACGATTGCCACAACGCATACTCAGGCTCGCTACAGCCTGCCTCCGGTAATTAAAGCTTTTCGCGTACTCTATCCCAACGTGCGGCTGGAGCTGAACCAGGGGTCACCGCAGGAAATTGTCGCAATGCTGGTTGCCGGTGAAGCTGATATCGGTATTGCCAGTGAACAGGTGGTCAATAATCCCGCGCTGGCGGCTTTTCCATGGTTCAGTTGGCATCATGCGCTGTTAGTACCAAAAGGGCATGAGCTGGAACAGCAGCAACCGGTTACGCTGAGCGCGCTGAGCCGTCACCCACTTATCACCTACCGTCAGGGAATTACCGGTCGTTCTCGTGTCGATCGCGCCTTCCACGCCGCAGGCCAGAAGCCCGATATCGTTCTCAGCGCCCAGGATTCTGACGTCGTAAAAACGTACGTTGAACTGGGGTTGGGGGTCGGTATTCTGGCCGATCAGGCCTGCCAGTTAGATGAACATTCAACGCTAACACGGCTGGAAGCCAACCATCTGTTTGAATCCAATACTGTCTGGCTGGGCCTCAAGCGTGGACAGCTTCAACGTAATTATGTCTGGCAGTTCCTTGAGCTTTGCAATGCCAATCTATCGCTGGAAGAGATTAAGCGTCAGGCGTTGTCGCTCCATGGCGAAGAGGCTGTCGCAATCGATTTTCAGATTTAA
- a CDS encoding sugar ABC transporter substrate-binding protein: MNFKKAIVTSLLACMLPAAAFAKDIQVGVSMALFDDNFLTTVRSAMQNEMQKESVKGQIEDAKGDVAQQLQQVQNFIGQGVDAIIVNPVDTNAVKPIVDQATKAGIPLVFVNRRPAIELAGKIAYVGSDSELAGRLQMEALAKAMNGKGNVAILLGDLANESTRERTKGVEAVVAKYPGIKVIQKQTAKFQRNDAVDVVSNWMTAGDDINAIASNNDEMAIGALQALGRNNANVLIAGVDGTPDALQMIKNGKMVATVFQNAKGQGEGAVTTAVKLVNGEKVQNIVDIPFQLITKENYEQFVSMNQK; this comes from the coding sequence ATGAACTTTAAAAAAGCGATCGTAACGTCACTGTTAGCCTGTATGTTGCCAGCCGCCGCCTTTGCCAAAGATATTCAGGTTGGCGTATCCATGGCGCTTTTTGATGATAATTTTCTCACCACCGTTCGTTCGGCGATGCAAAACGAGATGCAAAAAGAGAGCGTTAAAGGCCAAATTGAGGATGCAAAAGGTGATGTGGCCCAGCAATTACAGCAGGTACAAAATTTTATTGGCCAGGGCGTGGATGCCATCATTGTTAATCCGGTGGATACCAATGCGGTGAAACCCATCGTCGATCAGGCGACAAAGGCCGGGATCCCGCTGGTTTTTGTTAATCGCCGTCCGGCCATTGAGCTTGCAGGTAAAATCGCCTATGTCGGTTCGGATTCGGAGCTGGCGGGCCGCTTACAGATGGAAGCGCTGGCGAAGGCAATGAACGGTAAAGGCAATGTTGCGATTTTACTGGGGGATTTGGCAAACGAGTCAACTCGCGAGCGTACTAAAGGCGTTGAGGCCGTTGTTGCCAAATACCCGGGTATTAAGGTGATACAAAAGCAGACGGCAAAATTTCAGCGTAATGATGCGGTGGATGTGGTCAGTAACTGGATGACCGCCGGAGATGATATTAACGCCATTGCCTCTAACAATGACGAAATGGCGATTGGTGCATTACAGGCACTGGGAAGAAATAACGCGAACGTATTGATTGCTGGCGTTGATGGAACCCCGGATGCATTACAGATGATTAAAAACGGCAAAATGGTCGCAACCGTTTTCCAGAATGCCAAAGGTCAGGGCGAAGGGGCAGTGACCACCGCCGTTAAACTGGTGAACGGTGAGAAGGTACAAAATATTGTCGATATTCCTTTCCAGTTGATCACTAAAGAGAATTATGAACAGTTCGTCAGCATGAACCAAAAATAA
- a CDS encoding tyrosine-type recombinase/integrase, which produces MSLNDSKIRNLKPSTKPFKVSDSHGLYLLVNPGGSRLWYLKYRINRKKSRLGLGAYPDVSLADARQQRDGIRKLLAQNINPAQQRSAERATSSPEKTFRHVAMDWHKSNRTWSENHAARLLTSMNNHIFPIIGHLAVTELKPRHFIDLLKGIEKKGLLEVAARTRQHMCNIMRHAVHQELIEHNTAANLDGIIPPPVKRRYPALPLEKLSELLTRIEDYRQGRELTRLAVSLTLHLFIRSSELRFARWSEIDFRNKIWTIPATREAIPGVRYSGRGAKMRTPHIVPLSRQSIAILKQIRDISGHQELIFPGDHNPYKPMCENTVNKALRLMGYDTKDEICGHGFQAMACSALIESGLWSQDAVERQMSHQERNSVRAAYIHKVEHLEARKAMMQWWSDYLDMCRKAYAPPYICGKKISCTMG; this is translated from the coding sequence ATGTCTCTTAACGATTCAAAAATCCGCAACTTAAAACCATCCACAAAACCTTTCAAAGTTTCCGATTCTCACGGTCTGTACCTGCTGGTTAATCCAGGCGGTTCACGTCTCTGGTATCTCAAATATCGCATCAACAGAAAAAAATCACGCCTCGGCTTAGGTGCCTACCCTGATGTATCCCTGGCCGACGCTCGCCAGCAACGTGACGGCATCCGTAAATTGCTGGCGCAAAATATCAACCCGGCACAACAGCGCTCTGCTGAAAGAGCCACTTCCTCGCCAGAAAAAACCTTCAGGCATGTGGCAATGGACTGGCATAAAAGCAACCGGACATGGTCAGAAAACCATGCTGCCCGTCTGCTTACCAGTATGAACAACCATATCTTCCCGATAATTGGACACCTGGCGGTCACAGAACTGAAACCCCGTCATTTCATCGACCTGCTGAAAGGTATTGAGAAAAAAGGTCTTCTGGAAGTGGCGGCCCGAACCCGGCAGCATATGTGCAACATCATGCGTCATGCCGTGCATCAGGAACTCATAGAACACAACACAGCGGCAAATCTGGACGGTATCATCCCCCCGCCCGTTAAACGCCGCTACCCTGCCCTTCCGCTGGAGAAACTATCGGAGCTGTTGACCCGCATTGAAGACTACAGGCAAGGGCGAGAATTAACCCGTCTGGCGGTATCACTCACCCTGCACCTGTTTATCCGTTCCAGCGAATTGCGCTTTGCCCGTTGGTCTGAGATCGATTTCAGAAACAAAATCTGGACCATTCCAGCCACCCGGGAAGCCATACCCGGTGTCCGCTATTCAGGGCGTGGCGCGAAAATGCGCACGCCACATATCGTTCCCCTCTCTCGTCAGTCGATCGCTATTCTAAAACAGATACGGGATATATCCGGACATCAGGAACTGATATTTCCCGGCGATCACAATCCGTATAAGCCAATGTGCGAAAACACGGTCAACAAGGCGCTGCGCCTGATGGGGTATGACACGAAAGATGAAATCTGCGGTCACGGATTCCAGGCAATGGCCTGCAGTGCCCTGATTGAATCAGGCCTCTGGTCACAGGATGCGGTTGAGCGTCAGATGAGCCATCAGGAACGCAATAGCGTACGGGCAGCATACATTCACAAGGTGGAGCATCTGGAAGCCCGCAAGGCGATGATGCAGTGGTGGTCGGATTATCTGGATATGTGCCGGAAAGCGTATGCCCCACCTTATATTTGTGGGAAGAAAATTAGTTGCACAATGGGATAA